The Juglans regia cultivar Chandler chromosome 16, Walnut 2.0, whole genome shotgun sequence nucleotide sequence ATCAAGCACGCCTTATAGTATACATTGTGTCATTAAATATCACGTTATTCTTGTTGTTTTAAACCAAGACGCTTAGATGGGGACAAAGGGGTAGatgaaaatacatattttagATAATTAGAGACAAGGATCTTTATTGATGTGTTCATTGATTTTCATGCAGTAAATAGTTCTCTGGTAAGAAGCATAAACGTTCAAATTTTTGTCAAATGGCGTTGGTTGTAATCTGTGGGCAACCGTGCAGTGGGAAGTCCACAGCTGCCCTATTCCTATCTGAAGCTCTCAAAGATACAGAATCAAAGCTGACAGTTAGGATCATTGATGAAACTTCTCTTCATCTTGATCGCAATCAGAGTTATGCCAATATGAATGCTGAGAAGAACTTAAGAGGAGTGCTTAGGTCTGAAGTTGATAGATCAGTctcaaaagataatattataattgtagattCTTTGAATAGCATAAAGGGTTACAGGTATGAGTTGTGGTGTTTGGCTCGTGGTTCAGGAATAAGATACTGTGTGCTATATTGTGATGTGGAAGAAACCCATTGTAGAAAATGGAATGAAGAACGAAGGGAAAAGGGAGAAGCTTCTTACAATGAGGTGATATTTGAAGATTTGGTAAGAAGGTTCGAGAAACCGGATAAGAGAAATCGATGGGATTCCCCTTTGTTTGAGTTATGGCCATATAAAGATGGAATAGAGAAATCTTCTGCTGCCATCTTGGATGCAGTTTCATATTTGACAAAGAAGGTGGACTCAAAAACACATGATGTAAAGGTTTTGCAGCCAACAATTGCAACACAAAATGCACGATTTTCGGAGGCAAATTCTCTATACGAGTTGGATAGAGCAACGCAGGAAGTCACTAATGCTATTGTAGAAGCACAATCCCAGGCACTTGGAGGGCCTCTAAATGGGGTTTCTCTTGGCGATGGATTACCAACCATCAACATTTCAAGATCAGTTGGGTTGCCAGAACTACGTAGGCTGCGACGAACTTTTATTAAACTGACTGGACAGACGAGTTTAAGCGGGCCACCGCCACCTTCTGATGCAGATAGTGCCAAGAGGATGTTTGTGGATTACTTGAACAGGGAACTAGGAACTGCTTGAAGGAATATAATTTCGAGTATCATGTTTTATGTATCATGGAGATTGCCATTGATTTTTGACGTGAAAAGTAACAAAAATCAAGTAATTTGTTTTTCTAGATTATGTGAGACTTTTGAGTTCTTCTACGAACAAACATATATGGATGCGCTGGTTTTTCATAGGATTTGTATTACACTTGGAAAATGCTATATGCtgcatttttatttctctatcAGTTGCTGTATCGATGTCACATTATCCATCAagaactttttcttttataacttATTCTCTTACAGAAAGTGGTAGGTCGTTTCAGATCCGTTTGGAAGATCATAATTTcgttctcattttctttcttccctttgtGTGAATACTTTTGACTTGATGGTT carries:
- the LOC108999465 gene encoding protein KTI12 homolog → MALVVICGQPCSGKSTAALFLSEALKDTESKLTVRIIDETSLHLDRNQSYANMNAEKNLRGVLRSEVDRSVSKDNIIIVDSLNSIKGYRYELWCLARGSGIRYCVLYCDVEETHCRKWNEERREKGEASYNEVIFEDLVRRFEKPDKRNRWDSPLFELWPYKDGIEKSSAAILDAVSYLTKKVDSKTHDVKVLQPTIATQNARFSEANSLYELDRATQEVTNAIVEAQSQALGGPLNGVSLGDGLPTINISRSVGLPELRRLRRTFIKLTGQTSLSGPPPPSDADSAKRMFVDYLNRELGTA